A genomic region of Platichthys flesus chromosome 4, fPlaFle2.1, whole genome shotgun sequence contains the following coding sequences:
- the pgr gene encoding progesterone receptor — translation MEKKMNGRMSSMCVAIVDSTDTRLGDSSEAGYVNIKLSSEAQALTCMASSVRNFSNGGGALIHGLHSSVDGAVFKDCNLLDASKHFYDRGSEFLKCTNVPWEDFVKVQRTDVDSLPGALTTGAYKFIKDEKEPSGIMETPCPNFDPSPEIPALLGLSDAEASRFRPAATAAPRPVLDVSPNFLMDLNQPEQLPALGQVRADSRCGSSGKTGINFDANIQTAAQPGSFLYKNEVARWPMPAEPQYWCQSTGVTDDPFAVGGYEGIQTQALAQRNQSPFTGFPGMPPQRQCVICGDEASGCHYGVLTCGSCKVFFKRAVEGHHSYLCAGRNDCIVDKIRRKNCPACRLRKCYQAGMMLGGRKLKRFGALKTLGLAPSLMFQSHLAMSADSQALSSMSCIPSIREVQLSQQLLSILENIEPDVMYSGYDNSQSDVPSLLLTSLNRLCEKQLLWIVKWSKSLPGFRNLHITDQMTLIQYSWMNLMVFSLGWRSFQNVTSEYLYFAPDLVLSQEQMRRTPIYDLCLAIQFIPQEFSNLQVTREEFLCMKAIILLNTVPLEGLKSQAVFEDMRQNYIRELTKAIHMRDKGMMASSQRFFHLTKLMDTIHDIVKKVNLFCLSTFIQADAMKVEFPEMMSEVIASQLPKVLAGMVRPLLFHSK, via the exons atggagaagaagatgaaCGGAAGGATGAGCTCCATGTGTGTCGCCATCGTCGATTCCACCGACACGCGACTGGGGGACTCCAGTGAAGCCGGGTACGTTAATATTAAACTGTCCAGCGAGGCACAGGCTCTAACTTGCATGGCGTCCTCCGTGCGTAATTTCTCCAACGGCGGCGGCGCACTGATCCACGGGCTCCACTCGAGCGTCGACGGCGCAGTTTTTAAAGATTGTAACTTACTCGATGCTTCAAAACACTTTTACGACCGCGGCAGTGAGTTTCTGAAGTGTACCAATGTGCCGTGGGAAGACTTTGTCAAAGTTCAGAGGACGGACGTGGACAGTTTGCCCGGCGCACTGACAACCGGAGCGTATAAATTCATCAAGGACGAGAAGGAGCCCTCGGGGATTATGGAGACCCCGTGTCCCAACTTTGATCCATCACCGGAGATCCCGGCTCTCCTGGGGCTCAGTGACGCGGAGGCGTCGAGGTTCAGGCCGGCAGCCACCGCGGCTCCTCGGCCGGTGCTGGACGTGTCTCCAAACTTCCTGATGGACCTCAACCAGCCGGAGCAGCTGCCGGCGCTGGGCCAGGTGCGGGCCGACTCCAGATGCGGGTCATCCGGGAAGACAGGCATCAACTTTGACGCAAACATCCAGACAGCAGCGCAGCCTGGATCGTTCTTGTATAAGAACGAGGTGGCCCGGTGGCCGATGCCAGCCGAGCCCCAGTACTGGTGCCAGTCCACAGGTGTGACCGACGACCCCTTCGCCGTCGGCGGCTATGAGGGGATCCAGACCCAGGCCCTCGCCCAGAGGAACCAGTCACCCTTCACTGGGTTCCCCGG tATGCCGCCGCAGAGGCAGTGTGTGATTTGCGGCGACGAGGCTTCGGGTTGTCACTACGGAGTTCTGACCTGTGGCAGCTGTAAAGTCTTTTTTAAAAGAGCCGTGGAAG GCCATCACAGCTATCTGTGCGCCGGGCGAAACGACTGCATTGTGGACAAAATCCGGAGGAAAAATTGCCCAGCGTGTCGCCTCAGGAAGTGTTACCAAGCCGGGATGATGCTCGGAG GCAGGAAGCTGAAGCGCTTCGGGGCCCTGAAGACCCTGGGCCTGGCCCCGTCCCTGATGTTCCAGTCCCACTTGGCCATGTCCGCCGACAGCCAGGCCTTGAGCTCCATGTCTTGCATCCCGAGCATCCGCGAGGTGCAGCTcagccagcagctcctcagcaTCCTGGAAAACATCGAGCCAGACGTCATGTACTCTGGCTACGACAACTCCCAGTCCGACGTGCCCAGTCTCCTGCTCACCAGTCTCAACCGGCTGTGTGAGAAACAGCTGCTGTGGATCGTCAAGTGGTCCAAGTCTTTGCCAG GATTTCGTAACCTTCACATCACCGATCAGATGACCCTGATCCAGTACTCGTGGATGAACCTGATGGTGTTCTCGCTCGGGTGGCGCTCCTTCCAGAACGTCACCAGTGAATATCTATACTTCGCCCCCGACCTGGTTCTCAGCCA GGAGCAGATGAGGAGAACTCCGATTTACGACCTGTGCCTGGCGATTCAGTTCATCCCTCAGGAGTTTTCAAATCTGCAAGTCACCCGCGAGGAGTTTCTCTGCATGAAGGCCATAATACTGCTCAACACAG tgcCTCTCGAGGGACTCAAGAGCCAGGCAGTGTTTGAAGACATGAGACAGAACTACATCCGGGAGCTGACCAAGGCGATCCACATGAGGGACAAGGGCATGATGGCCAGCTCCCAGCGGTTCTTCCACCTCACCAAACTCATGGACACCATACACGAT ATAGTGAAGAAGGTCAACCTGTTCTGTCTGAGCACCTTCATCCAGGCCGACGCCATGAAAGTGGAGTTTCCAGAGATGATGTCAGAGGTCATTGCCTCCCAGCTTCCCAAGGTCCTGGCCGGCATGGTGAGGCCCCTCTTATTCCACAGCAAGTGA
- the trpc6b gene encoding short transient receptor potential channel 6, with amino-acid sequence MMLRPAVSRPRRPAVRGAGYLLHCQSSSFLSMTEELFLDAAEYGNVPEVRRMLEELPHLNVNCVNYMGQSALQLAVANEHLEVTKLLLRKKDLARVGDVLLLAISKGYIRIVEAILGHQAFADSERLTDSPGQAESHDDFFAYDEDGTRFSHDITPIILASQSNEYEIVHILLSKGARIERPHDYFCQCRACSQQQRHDAFSHSLSRINAYKGLASPAYLSLSNEDPVMAALELSNELAVLANIEKEFKNDYNKLSMQCKDFVVGLLDLCRSTEEVEAILNGDRDSCQSHETFGKQNHIRLKLALKYEVKKFVAHPNCQQQLLYIWYENFSGLRQQNTAVKVLLVLGVAVGLPILAFMYWIAPSSKLGKLMRGPFLKFVAHAASFMIFLCLLVLNAADRFGGTSLLPNMTVHDHPAQLFRMKTTPFTWMEILIISWVIGKIWEECKDIWSQDIREYISEPWNLLDFSILAIFMTSFIARLMAFWHAYSAQCYVDKHFTDLSNMSLPSDIQYFQLARINWMPSDPQLISEGLYAIAVVLSFSRIAYILPANESFGPLQISLGRTVKDIFKFMVVFITVFVAFMVGMFNLYSYYLGAKHNDAFTTLEESFKTLFWAIFGLSEVKSVVLNIDHKFIENTGYVLFGVYNIIMVIVLLNMLIAMFNSSFQEIQSDADVEWKFARAKLWFSYFEHGVTLPVPFNLVPSPKSVVSLLLGIRGFLRPAPRGKNKESSNDETELNKLSQQEDLSVAASICPTHHQQIMNRLVKRYIVKAQTDKDNDEVKEGELKDIKQDISSLRYELLERQSQDTEMLAELIGHLGDAMRDQQKEE; translated from the exons ATGATGCTGCGTCCGGCTGTGTCCCGACCCCGTAGACCCGCTGTAAGAGGAGCCGGTTACCTCCTCCATTGtcagtcctcctccttcctctccatgaCAGAGGAACTTTTCTTAGATGCAGCAGAATACGGGAACGTCCCTGAAGTGAGGCGGATGCTGGAGGAGCTTCCACACCTCAACGTCAACTGCGTGAACTACATGGGCCAGAGTGCATTGCAGCTGGCCGTGGCCAACGAGCATCTAGAGGTGACCAAGCTCCTGCTGAGGAAGAAGGACCTCGCCAGAGTGGGCGATGTTTTGCTGTTGGCCATCAGCAAAGGCTACATCCGCATAGTGGAGGCCATCTTGGGTCACCAGGCCTTTGCCGACAGTGAGAGACTCACCGACAGCCCGGGCCAGGCGGAGTCACACGACGACTTCTTTGCCTATGACGAGGACGGCACACGTTTCTCTCACGACATCACTCCCATCATCCTGGCGTCCCAGAGCAATGAGTATGAGATCGTGCACATACTCCTGTCGAAGGGCGCCCGCATAGAGCGGCCTCACGACTACTTCTGTCAGTGCAGAgcctgcagccagcagcagagacacgaCGCCTTCAGCCATTCACTATCCAGGATCAATGCTTACAAAGGTCTGGCCAGTCCGGCGTATCTGTCGCTGTCCAACGAGGACCCGGTGATGGCAGCGCTGGAGCTGAGCAACGAGCTCGCTGTCCTGGCGAACATTGAGAAGGAGTTCAAG AACGATTATAACAAACTGTCCATGCAGTGCAAAGACTTTGTGGTCGGACTCCTGGATTTGTGTCGGAGCACCGAGGAAGTGGAGGCCATCTTAAACGGGGACCGCGACTCGTGTCAAAGCCACGAGACCTTCGGGAAACAAAACCACATCAGGTTGAAACTCGCTCTGAAGTATGAAGTTAAAAAG TTTGTAGCTCATCCAAActgccagcagcagctcctctacATCTGGTACGAGAACTTCTCCGGACTCCGTCAGCAGAACACAGCGGTTAAGGTGCTGCTCGTCCTGGGTGTAGCAGTCGGGCTGCCCATCCTGGCCTTCATGTACTGGATAGCACCTTCCAGTAAG TTGGGGAAACTCATGCGTGGACCCTTCCTGAAGTTCGTGGCCCACGCTGCTTCCTTCATGATTTTCCTCTGCCTGCTGGTCCTGAACGCCGCCGACCGCTTCGGGGGAACCTCGCTGCTGCCCAACATGACCGTCCACGACCACCCGGCGCAGCTGTTCCGCATGAAGACCACCCCCTTCACCTGGATGGAGATCCTCATCATATCTTGGGTCATAG GGAAGATCTGGGAGGAATGTAAAGACATTTGGTCGCAGGATATCCGGGAGTACATCTCCGAACCCTGGAACCTTCTGGACTTCAGCATTTTGGCCATTTTCATGACGTCTTTCATCGCCAGGTTGATGGCGTTCTGGCACGCGTATTCCGCTCAGTGTTACGTTGACAAGCACTTCACAGACCTGTCCAACATGAGCCTGCCCTCCGACATACAATACTTCCAGCTGG caCGGATCAACTGGATGCCCTCGGACCCGCAGCTCATCTCCGAAGGCCTCTATGCCATCGCAGTCGTGCTGAGCTTCTCTCGCATCGCCTACATCCTGCCGGCCAACGAGAGCTTCGGGCCGCTGCAGATCTCTCTGGGACGCACAGTGAAAGACATCTTTAAGTTCATGGTGGTCTTCATCACGGTGTTTGTGGCTTTCATGGTGGGAATGTTCAACCTGTACTCGTACTACCTCGGAGCCAAGCACAACGATGCTTTCACAAc GCTCGAGGAGAGCTTCAAAACGTTATTCTGGGCCATCTTCGGTTTGTCTGAAGTGAAGTCTGTGGTCCTGAATATCGACCACAAGTTCATTGAGAACACCGGCTACGTCCTGTTCGGGGTGTACAACATCATCATGGTGATTGTGCTGCTGAACATGCTCATCGCCATGTTCAACAGCTCCTTCCAGGAAATACAG AGCGACGCTGATGTCGAGTGGAAGTTCGCTCGAGCCAAACTGTGGTTCTCGTACTTTGAGCACGGCGTCACGCTGCCCGTGCCCTTCAACCTGGTTCCCAGCCCCAAGTCTGTCGTCTCCCTCCTGCTGGGGATCAGAGGATTCCTCCGTCCTGCACCTCGGGGCAAAAACAAAGAGAGTTCAAACGATGAGACGGAGCTCAACAAG TTGAGTCAACAGGAGGATCTGAGTGTGGCAGCTTCAATTTGTCCGACTCACCATCAG CAGATAATGAACCGCCTCGTCAAGAGATACATCGTGAAAGCACAGACGGACAAAGACAACGACGAAGTGAAAGAGG GTGAGCTGAAAGACATAAAGCAAGACATCTCCAGTCTGCGCTACGAGCTGCTGGAGAGGCAGAGCCAGGACACGGAGATGCTGGCTGAGCTCATCGGGCATCTGGGAGACGCCATGCGTGATCAGCAGAAAGAAGAGTAG